Proteins encoded by one window of Mercenaria mercenaria strain notata chromosome 4, MADL_Memer_1, whole genome shotgun sequence:
- the LOC123551117 gene encoding baculoviral IAP repeat-containing protein 2-like translates to MNFDIPYTSFPQQVSVDQAGEENSEIAFSNGASFSPLGVESHQLAINSTPGRHVTCRHEPTNAHRPTNPAKHPEYTDYNQRLGSYARWPLRKPDAISLCDAGFFFSNPYDLVRCFQCGIGLKDFSDRDEPLFEHARHSPNCSFLVECLGTERLSAIKIKCQTQQSTRINEHQQELFTNTDSNLQCRHPEYNSMQARLSSFAGWPGHIIQTPLQLAEAGLYYTGFEDQVRCFMCDGGLRRWDPEDVPWTEHCRWFPDCPFAREMKGEEFIGLVQASADYTSGENEGSTNDPQVSGTHNLTNTMEQMTLTDPTFRAAMQEHKDTCLEMGFHLTDINAAVEELIKMGNVNPAIEELLETIEVRKERQLKEKALETKHNENPFEENRRLKSLIVCMACGKNNVNVLFLPCTHHRMCMECAEQMTKCPVCERFIRQKIRTYLA, encoded by the exons ATGAACTTTGACATACCTTATACATCCTTCCCTCAGCAAGTTTCTGTTGACCAAGCTGGCGAAGAAAATAGTGAAATTGCTTTTTCTAACGGTGCTTCCTTTTCACCGCTTGGAGTTGAAAGTCATCAATTAGCAATAAACAGTACACCAGGAAGACATGTAACATGTAGGCATGAACCAACAAATGCACATCGGCCTACTAATCCAGCAAAACATCCGGAATATACGGATTACAATCAAAGATTGGGTTCCTATGCAAGATGGCCTCTGAGAAAACCTGATGCAATTAGCCTTTGTGATGCTGGGTTTTTCTTTTCAA ATCCGTATGATTTGGTACGTTGCTTTCAATGTGGTATAGGACTAAAAGATTTTTCGGACAGAGATGAGCCATTGTTTGAACACGCACGGCACTCTCCAAACTGTTCATTTCTGGTCGAATGTTTGGGAACTGAAAGATTATCCGCAATTAAG ATCAAGTGCCAGACACAACAGTCAACAAGAATCAATGAACATCAGC AAGAGTTATTTACAAACACAGACTCGAACTTACAATGCCGGCATCCCGAGTACAACTCTATGCAAGCCCGTCTTTCATCTTTTGCTGGATGGCCAGGGCATATTATTCAGACACCTCTGCAGTTGGCAGAGGCCGGTCTTTATTATACCG gGTTTGAAGACCAAGTGCGTTGTTTCATGTGCGACGGAGGACTGCGGCGTTGGGATCCGGAAGACGTTCCGTGGACAGAACATTGTCGTTGGTTCCCGGATTGTCCATTTGCCAGAGAAATGAAAGGCGAAGAATTTATAGGGCTTGTTCAAGCATCGGCTGATTATACCAGTGGG GAAAATGAAGGTTCCACAAACGATCCACAAGTGTCGGGTACTCATAATCTTACAAATACAATGGAGCAGATGACGCTGACAGATCCAACGTTCAGGGCTGCTATGCAGGAACATAAAGACACATGTCTGGAAATGGGCTTTCATCTGACAGATATAAATGCCGCGGTAGAGGAATTGATAAAAATGG GAAATGTCAATCCAGCAATTGAAGAACTATTAGAAACAATCGAGGTCCGCAAAGAAAGACAACTAAAGGAAAAAGCATTAGAAACAAAGCACAATG aaaaccctTTTGAAGAAAATCGACGATTGAAAAGTTTGATTGTCTGCATGGCATGCGGCAAAAACAACGTAAATGTTCTATTTCTGCCTTGTACACACCATCGCATGTGCATGGAGTGTGCAGAACAAATGACAAAATGTCCAGTCTGTGAAAGGTTTATACGACAAAAGATCCGGACATACTTGGCATAA
- the LOC128556231 gene encoding E3 ubiquitin-protein ligase XIAP-like, producing the protein MAGVYNNDKVPQHESADEGNGERNLNSFSNGQSSSVLKQRSSAVRMSGHQDPHTNTVGTSPRHDQDKQKQRRTATDKLKCPEYRTFADRVSSFINWPVQIKQTPEQMANAGLFFTGFGDCVRCFTCGGKLCQWCPTDDPWTEHCRLFPLCSFARRQKGDHFITQTQEAVNSGNQGDVNFGYSHSNLVEQLEVRMDLEDRRGALLQMGYEDCDFKKVVRHLRNMGVIQPTVEELVDALVALKE; encoded by the exons ATGGCGGGTGTGTACAATAATGATAAAGTGCCTCAACACGAATCAGCAGACGAAGGAAACGGGGAACGGAACTTAAATTCGTTTTCAAATGGTCAGTCAAGTTCAGTGCTTAAGCAACGTTCGTCGGCTGTACGCATGTCTGGTCACCAGGACCCACACACTAACACAGTG GGAACTAGTCCAAGACATGACCAAGACAAAC aaaaacaGAGAAGGACTGCGACTGACAAACTTAAGTGTCCAGAGTACCGGACATTTGCTGATCGAGTTTCATCATTTATAAACTGGCCAGTCCAGATTAAACAAACTCCAGAGCAGATGGCCAATGCTGGGTTGTTCTTTACCG GTTTTGGCGACTGTGTACGTTGCTTTACCTGTGGAGGTAAACTATGTCAGTGGTGCCCCACTGATGATCCATGGACCGAACATTGTCGTTTGTTCCCATTATGTTCTTTTGCCAGGAGACAAAAAGGGGACCACTTCATAACGCAGACGCAAGAGGCTGTCAATTCTGGAAATCAG GGAGATGTAAACTTTGGATACAGTCACTCAAATTTAGTTGAACAACTGGAAGTTAGAATGGATCTAGAGGACAGGAGAGGTGCTCTTCTCCAGATGGGATACGAAGATTGTGATTTTAAGAAAGTTGTTCGACACTTAAGAAACATGG GTGTCATACAGCCGACTGTGGAAGAACTCGTTGATGCTCTAGTGGCACTGAAAGAGTAG